One Gammaproteobacteria bacterium genomic window, AGACAATCCGGAGTTACTTTCTGGCCGCGCCAAAAACGCTATCAATCAAGCGATGGCGGTGGAGGCGATCTACGTCTCATCAATGAGCGCGTGGGAGGTCGCAATGCTGGCGGCCAAAGGACGCTTGCGTTTGACGACCGATGTAGTGAGTTGGATTAGGAAGTCTGAGGCTTTGCCCTTTATCAGCTTTGTTCCGGTAAACAATACCATCGCTTGCGGGTCGGTTACTCTGCCGGAGTCGCCGCCCAATGATCCTGCCGATAGGATTATCATCAGCACGGCTTTGTCCCTCGGCGCTGCGCTGATCACGAAGGATCGCAAGATTCG contains:
- a CDS encoding type II toxin-antitoxin system VapC family toxin gives rise to the protein MAVEAIYVSSMSAWEVAMLAAKGRLRLTTDVVSWIRKSEALPFISFVPVNNTIACGSVTLPESPPNDPADRIIISTALSLGAALITKDRKIRDYGPAQAIW